DNA from Nitrospirota bacterium:
ATGCGCTACAGGGAATCGGGCGAAACAACCGCCCTCACCCTGAGCTTTGCGTTGGGCCGCACAGAGCCATATTACAGGAAGTAAGCTACTATATGACAGATGACAATGGATTTCGCCAATATATAAATCATGTTTTTCAGATGCAAAACTGAAGTTCCCCTGCTTCAACGGACACAAAGTTTAGTTAGGCTGCTATATCCTCCAGTTCAAATGATACCGGAGATTTATATCCCAGAGCTGAATGCCTTCTAATTCGATTATAGAACATTTCAATATATTCGAATATACT
Protein-coding regions in this window:
- a CDS encoding IS3 family transposase, with amino-acid sequence SIFEYIEMFYNRIRRHSALGYKSPVSFELEDIAA